In Chaetodon trifascialis isolate fChaTrf1 chromosome 2, fChaTrf1.hap1, whole genome shotgun sequence, one DNA window encodes the following:
- the LOC139346151 gene encoding perforin-1-like → MMAKLWYLMLLSWAWSPLCLPSSVSFIGTPQECEKAHFVPGYNLGGEGFDIVTMERKGAYVIDTETWKLGNGTCRLYRNSYMKGEKQKVPAAVVDWRNLPKCSLKVSSTVYNSAETLVNDSTSSVSNNWKVGLDIPVDPSVTVGVGLGGSHSRESLFGMQKSKQDRYTFSRQSVNCNFYGYRLATNPPLSHDFESAVNSLPSYSHEAEPLYRSLIDTYGTHYITQVSLGGEIKAITSIRTCEATMNGLSATEISDCLSVEASATFASTASIKAMTEHCQAKKKKLGSNQSFSSMFNERSTEVIGGNINGADVLFEGQSNPSIYNSWIDSLKNTPDVVRYNIKPLHTILSRGHPASNGLKQEVEKYIKKNAVLSKCSESCKIGHRSSKRDPCACVCDSNQNIKSNCCPAGKGLATLKVFGLYAQGLYGDWWTETDGSVEVTYGDQVKRTVIISNNDNPKWPETFEFGPITINMKNKLMFSVYDEDTYWNSDLLGECSLDLRKGKVTDSCMLNHGTLFFSYIVECAPSLGGPQCQEYIPTPLSPSLAKVFHTRNGVLAGETGKWSAKSVIGQSG, encoded by the exons ATG ATGGCAAAGCTCTGGTATCTGATGCTCCTGTCCTGGGCATGGAGTCCTCTGTGTCTGCCATCCAGTGTCAGCTTCATTGGTACACCACAGGAGTGTGAAAAGGCTCACTTTGTCCCTGGTTACAATCTGGGTGGAGAAGGCTTCGACATTGTCACGATGGAGCGCAAAGGTGCCTATGTCATCGACACTGAAACATGGAAACTTGGTAATGGCACTTGCAGGCTATACAGAAACAGCTACATGAAGGGAGAGAAGCAGAAGGTCCCAGCTGCTGTGGTGGACTGGAGAAATCTCCCCAAATGCAGCTTAAAGGTCTCCAGTACAGTCTATAACTCTGCTGAAACTCTTGTCAATGATTCTACATCGTCTGTGTCCAATAACTGGAAAGTTGGCCTTGATATTCCTGTAGACCCCTCTGTTACCGTTGGGGTTGGCCTTGGGGGCTCCCACTCCAGAGAGTCTCTCTTTGGCATGCAAAAGTCAAAGCAAGACCGCTACACCTTCTCTCGCCAGTCTGTCAACTGTAACTTCTACGG CTACAGACTGGCAACAAACCCTCCACTGAGTCATGACTTTGAATCAGCTGTGAACTCCCTTCCTTCATATTCACATGAGGCTGAACCATTATATCGCAGTCTGATCGACACATATGGTACACATTACATCACACAAGTGTCTCTGGGAGGTGAAATTAAAGCAATCACCTCCATCAGGACCTGCGAGGCAACCATGAATGGACTTTCGGCAACAGAAATCAGTGACTGTTTGTCAGTTGAGGCCTCGGCTACCTTTGCCAGTACTGCCAGCATTAAGGCCATGACTGAACATTGTcaggcaaagaagaagaagttaggCTCTAACCAAAGTTTCAGCAGCATGTTTAATGAGCGTAGCACAGAGGTCATTGGTGGAAACATCAACGGCGCCGATGTCCTCTTTGAAGGTCAGTCAAACCCCTCCATCTATAACAGCTGGATTGACTCACTGAAAAACACCCCTGATGTGGTCCGATACAACATAAAGCCCCTGCATACCATACTGTCAAGAGGTCATCCTGCCTCCAATGGACTGAAGCAAGAGGTGGAGAAGTACATCAAGAAAAACGCAGTGTTGAGTAAATGCTCAGAAAGCTGTAAGATTGGACACAGATCCAGCAAAAGGGATccttgtgcttgtgtttgtgacagTAATCAGAATATCAAGTCAAACTGTTGTCCTGCTGGGAAAGGTCTTGCGACATTAAAGGTCTTCGGGCTCTATGCACAGGGTCTGTATGGTGATTGGTGGACTGAGACAGATGGTTCAGTTGAGGTGACATATGGTGATCAGGTTAAGCGCACTGTCATCATAAGTAATAATGACAATCCCAAATGGCCGGAGACATTTGAATTTGGACCCATAACcatcaacatgaaaaacaaacttaTGTTCAGTGTTTATGATGAGGATACTTACTGGAACAGTGATCTACTTGGCGAGTGTTCACTTGATCTGCGTAAAGGGaaggtgactgacagctgcatgTTAAATCATGGTaccctcttcttctcctacATAGTAGAGTGTGCACCAAGTCTTGGTGGTCCGCAATGTCAAGAGTACATTCCAACCCCCCTGAGTCCCTCTCTAGCCAAGGTCTTCCACACCAGAAATGGGGTCCTTGCTGGAGAGACAGGGAAGTGGAGTGCTAAATCAGTCATCGGTCAGTCAGGTTGA